From a region of the Mycobacterium sp. SMC-8 genome:
- a CDS encoding DUF1990 family protein: MRLTDLAAKALTYPEVGATASDMPGGYHHLHKSSVIGRGRDRFERAAAEGMRWGMLRGAGLRVEATAPVATVGAEVLVHLGPVIAPCRVVYVVDEPDRRGFAYGTLPGHAESGEELFLVRYDPATDLVHAEVTAFSRHATWWSRLASPVTSLVQRVVTNRYLRAL, from the coding sequence GTGAGACTGACCGACCTGGCCGCCAAGGCGCTGACCTATCCGGAGGTGGGGGCGACCGCCTCGGACATGCCCGGCGGCTACCACCATCTGCACAAGTCGTCGGTGATCGGACGCGGCCGTGACCGGTTCGAGCGGGCCGCCGCCGAAGGCATGCGCTGGGGGATGCTGCGCGGGGCGGGGCTGCGGGTGGAGGCCACGGCGCCGGTGGCAACCGTCGGCGCCGAGGTGCTGGTGCATCTGGGACCGGTGATCGCCCCGTGCCGGGTCGTCTACGTCGTCGACGAGCCCGATCGTCGCGGTTTCGCCTACGGCACGCTGCCCGGCCACGCCGAGTCTGGAGAGGAACTCTTCCTCGTGCGCTACGACCCCGCCACCGATCTCGTGCACGCGGAGGTGACCGCGTTCTCCCGGCACGCGACATGGTGGAGTCGGTTGGCTTCCCCGGTGACCTCGCTGGTGCAGCGGGTGGTCACCAACCGGTACCTGCGGGCGCTTTGA